One part of the Arabidopsis thaliana chromosome 1 sequence genome encodes these proteins:
- a CDS encoding Defensin-like (DEFL) family protein (Defensin-like (DEFL) family protein; LOCATED IN: endomembrane system; BEST Arabidopsis thaliana protein match is: Molecular chaperone Hsp40/DnaJ family protein (TAIR:AT1G15757.1); Has 35 Blast hits to 35 proteins in 2 species: Archae - 0; Bacteria - 0; Metazoa - 0; Fungi - 0; Plants - 35; Viruses - 0; Other Eukaryotes - 0 (source: NCBI BLink).), translating to MANTPKTLIAFVFSVIVIISYVHCHTTIASAPSSGEPTTYATGPALSKHSHDNDGICFVTPACFAPGQYEIGCIVYCHESHYKHYKCVNRSCCCYNTDKNASELK from the exons atggCTAACAccccaaaaaccctaatcgcATTTGTTTTCAGCGTTATTGTCATCATATCTTATGTTCATTGTCATACAACAATTGCAAGTGCCCCAAGCAGTGGTGAACCAACAACATACGCAACAG gTCCTGCACTTTCGAAGCACTCGCACGACAACGATGGGATTTGCTTCGTAACACCAGCGTGTTTTGCCCCAGGCCAATATGAAATAGGTTGCATTGTGTATTGTCACGAATCCCATTATAAACATTACAAATGTGTTAATAGATCATGTTGTTGTTATAATACAGATAAGAATGCGTCCGAGCTGAAATAA
- a CDS encoding phosphoinositide binding protein (phosphoinositide binding; FUNCTIONS IN: phosphoinositide binding; INVOLVED IN: signal transduction; EXPRESSED IN: 24 plant structures; EXPRESSED DURING: 15 growth stages; CONTAINS InterPro DOMAIN/s: Zinc finger, FYVE-type (InterPro:IPR000306), Zinc finger, FYVE-related (InterPro:IPR017455), Zinc finger, FYVE/PHD-type (InterPro:IPR011011), Tetratricopeptide repeat (InterPro:IPR019734); BEST Arabidopsis thaliana protein match is: RING/FYVE/PHD zinc finger superfamily protein (TAIR:AT1G20110.1); Has 11870 Blast hits to 9510 proteins in 652 species: Archae - 53; Bacteria - 741; Metazoa - 6145; Fungi - 1417; Plants - 821; Viruses - 12; Other Eukaryotes - 2681 (source: NCBI BLink).), whose product MLEKIGLPPKPSLRGNSWVVDASHCQGCSSQFTFINRKHHCRRCGGLFCGTCTQQRLSLRGQGDSPVRICEPCKKIEEAARFELRHGYKNRAAKGGSSKRTVKNEDDVLSEILGSDVDVSSSSESVSSTDRNASKEMASSSSNKGMELDASPEELRKQAVEAKNKYRILKGEGKSDEALKAFKRGRELEREADALEISLRRNRKRELSMRNVAETQNKAATKESSKSQKPLRQGGKGNDDLAADLRELGWSDDEDKKPATISLEGEFSSLLREIPRSANPQKTGGIDKSQVIALKRKALTLKREGKLAEAKDELKKAKILERELEEQELLGGADGSDDELSALINSMDDDKEDDLLAQYEGSHDFDISNLVGNLDDIGVHGEYDVTDEDMEDPAIAAALKSLGWSEDPGHHENVHSRPSPKNRDESLAEIQTLKREALNLKRAGNVVEAMATLKKAKLLEKELEAADTSSETVDTTRAERDTSLKPPPRSRLAIQKELLAVKKKALTLRREGKFNEAEEELKKGAVLQNQLDELDNSSKLAATGKATREKGNDLPDISSLDDDGEVDVKDEELNDPNYLSMLKSLGWNDEDNNPAGPSSEKSDPLNSRPGKTAEAQGAYEVRVTKPRRTKAEIQRELLGLKRKALTLRRQGNVDEAEEVLNQTQILEAQIMEIDSGKNLYADSDQPKKRSNDLATDSRLNGGDDSVTENDMKDPALLSTLKNLGWEDEEPKKEEASFGSVQSSGPRIAAKSKGQIQRELLDLKRKALAFKRQGKTGDADELYSKASVLEAQLAELETPKMEMKGSASAIKPENYMDVDLLVGSQMEDKAIKSASVSHAPQDSYDLLGDFISPAKSGSSGVVSQPGQQQPSMMDLLTGEHSERSQIHAEKGNAETMSGFRSGNNHGAEQRVAREESEPSHIQSASIQNTSPQNTLKQEILAHKKKALALKREGNISEAKKALQEAKLLERRLQEGENPSPEKLGRDDMVSTTEDPPAREKENSPSSSAPKAMSGRDRFKLQQESLSHKRQAMKLRREGKMQEAEAEFEIAKTLEAQLEDSTSSKPEPVDDVAVEDFLDPQLLSALKAIGLDNPVNPPPVSKTDTTQAAAKPNPVKESNRNTNNQERSQLEERIKAEKVKAVTFKRAGKQAEALDALRRAKLYEKKLNALASS is encoded by the exons ATGTTGGAGAAGATCGGATTACCGCCGAAGCCATCTCTAAGAGGAAATAGTTGGGTCGTTGATGCTTCTCATTGTCAAGGATGTTCTTCTCAATTCACTTTCATCAATCGCAAG CATCATTGCCGGAGATGTGGGGGATTGTTCTGTGGAACCTGCACTCAGCAAAGGTTGTCACTACGTGGACAAGGTGACTCACCTGTGCGTATATGTGAACCATGtaagaaaattgaagaagCTGCACGGTTTGAGTTGCGTCATGGTTACAAAAATAGAGCTGCTAAAG GAGGTAGCTCGAAAAGGACTGTAAAGAATGAGGATGATGTTCTCAGTGAGATTCTAGGCTCTGATGTTGatgtatcttcttcatctgaatCTGTGTCTAGCACAGACAGGAATGCTTCTAAAGAAATGGCAAGTAGCAGTAGTAATAAAGGTATGGAGTTGGATGCTAGTCCTGAAGAATTGCGTAAACAAGCAGTAGAAGCGAAGAATAAGTACAGAATTCTTAAAGGAGAAGGGAAATCTGATGAAGCTCTAAAAGCATTTAAGAGAGGGAGGGAACTTGAGAGAGAGGCCGACGCATTAGAGATATCTTTAAGAAGGAACCGGAAAAGGGAACTGTCTATGCGAAATGTTGCTGAGACGCAGAACAAGGCTGCTACCAAAGAATCTAGCAAATCACAAAAGCCTCTACGTCAAGGGGGTAAAGGAAATGATGATTTGGCAGCTGACCTGAGGGAGCTTGGGTGGTCTGACGATGAAGATAAGAAACCAGCAACTATAAGTTTGGAGGGCGAATTTTCGTCTCTTCTCCGTGAAATTCCGCGAAGTGCTAATCCTCAGAAGACTGGGGGTATTGACAAGAGTCAGGTAATTGCCCTTAAGAGAAAAGCCCTTACGCTGAAACGTGAAGGGAAGCTTGCGGAAGCTAAAGATGAACTGAAAAAGGCTAAAATTTTGGAAAGGGAACTGGAAGAGCAGGAACTTTTGGGTGGAGCTGATGGATCAGATGATGAGCTATCTGCACTTATTAATAGTATGGATGatgacaaagaagatgatctgTTAGCTCAATACGAGGGAAGCCATGATTTCGACATTAGTAACCTTGTGGGAAATTTAGATGATATTGGAGTTCATGGTGAATATGATGTCACAGATGAAGATATGGAGGACCCAGCAATCGCTGCTGCATTGAAATCTTTGGGTTGGAGTGAGGATCCTGGACACCATGAGAATGTCCACTCTCGACCATCTCCTAAAAACAGAGATGAAAGTTTAGCTGAAATTCAGACATTGAAAAGAGAGGCCCTTAATCTAAAACGGGCTGGAAATGTCGTTGAGGCCATGGCTACACTAAAGAAGGCAAAATTACTTGAGAAGGAACTAGAGGCTGCTGATACTTCCTCTGAAACTGTTGACACAACTAGGGCAGAGAGGGATACGAGTCTTAAACCTCCTCCCAGAAGCAGGCTAGCGATTCAGAAAGAACTTCTTGCAGTGAAAAAGAAAGCACTTACTTTGAGAAGGGAAGGAAAGTTTAacgaagcagaagaagaattgaagaaagGAGCGGTTCTCCAAAATCAGCTTGATGAGCTGGACAATTCGTCAAAGTTAGCTGCCACAGGGAAGGCCACTCGTGAAAAAGGAAATGATCTGCCTGATATTAGTTCTCTGGATGATGATGGAGAGGTGGATGTAAAAGATGAGGAGTTAAATGATCCGAATTACTTGTCGATGCTAAAGAGCTTAGGTTGGAATGATGAAGATAATAATCCTGCAGGTCCTTCATCAGAAAAATCTGACCCACTAAATTCTCGACCAGGGAAAACAGCAGAAGCTCAAGGTGCATATGAAGTACGTGTTACTAAACCAAGGAGAACTAAAGCAGAAATACAACGAGAACTCTTAGGGCTGAAAAGAAAGGCTTTAACTTTGCGACGACAGGGTAATGTTGATGAAGCTGAGGAAGTTCTGAACCAGACACAAATATTGGAAGCTCAGATAATGGAGATTGATTCAGGCAAGAATCTATATGCTGACAGTGATCAGCCGAAAAAACGATCCAATGATCTTGCCACCGACAGTCGGCTCAATGGAGGAGATGATAGCGTTACAGAAAATGATATGAAGGACCCAGCGTTATTGTCGACTCTTAAGAATTTGGGATGGGAGGATGAAgaaccaaagaaagaagaagcttctttcGGCTCTGTGCAGTCAAGCGGTCCACGGATAGCAGCCAAAAGCAAGGGACAAATCCAAAGAGAACTTCTTGACTTAAAAAGAAAGGCACTTGCCTTCAAGCGTCAAGGGAAAACTGGAGATGCTGATGAATTATACAGTAAGGCCAGTGTTTTGGAGGCACAGCTAGCAGAACTGGAAACCCCCAAGATGGAGATGAAAGGCTCAGCTTCTGCAATTAAACCTGAAAACTACATGGATGTTGATTTATTAGTTGGATCGCAAATGGAGGATAAAGCGATAAAATCTGCTAGTGTTTCTCATGCTCCTCAAGATAGTTATGACTTGTTAGGAGACTTTATCTCCCCTGCTAAATCTGGTTCCTCTGGCGTTGTTTCTCAACCTGGCCAGCAGCAACCAAGTATGATGGATTTGCTGACTGGTGAGCATTCTGAGAGGTCTCAAATTCAtgcagaaaaaggaaatgCTGAGACTATGTCAGGCTTTCGTTCAGGAAACAATCACGGCGCTGAACAAAGAGTGGCACGTGAAGAGTCAGAGCCCAGTCATATTCAATCAGCTTCGATTCAAAATACATCTCCTCAGAACACCCTTAAACAAGAGATTCTGGCTCATAAGAAAAAGGCACTTGCCttaaagagagaaggaaacatAAGTGAAGCCAAAAAGGCATTGCAAGAAGCAAAATTGTTGGAGAGGAGACTACAAGAAGGAGAAAATCCCTCTCCTGAAAAGCTCGGACGAGATGATATGGTTTCCACAACGGAGGATCCTCCTGctcgagagaaagagaatagTCCTTCAAGTTCAGCTCCAAAGGCAATGTCAGGTCGTGACCGTTTTAAGCTGCAGCAAGAGTCACTAAGTCACAAACGTCAAGCCATGAAGCTTCGGAGGGAAGGTAAAATGCAGGAAGCTGAAGCTGAGTTTGAAATCGCCAAAACTCTTGAAGCTCAATTGGAAGATTCAACATCCTCTAAACCAGAACCGGTGGACGATGTAGCGGTGGAAGATTTTCTCGATCCTCAACTCCTGTCTGCCCTCAAAGCTATTGGATTAGACAATCCCGTGAATCCTCCACCGGTAAGTAAAACAGACACAACACAAGCTGCGGCAAAACCAAACCCAGTGAAGGAGAGTAATAGAAATACTAATAATCAAGAGAGAAGTCAATTGGAGGAACGAATCAAAGCAGAGAAGGTAAAAGCTGTGACCTTCAAACGTGCAGGGAAACAAGCTGAGGCATTAGATGCTCTTCGACGGGCAAAACTATATGAAAAGAAGCTAAACGCTCTTGCTTCAAGTTGA